A genomic segment from Nitrospira sp. encodes:
- a CDS encoding Phospholipid ABC transporter shuttle protein MlaC, whose product MGMKDRGRCGFWITTHRKGVGMDGTRWTIIGVLLALQLFMGGVPSAMAGPATDSIKGTIDEVLKILHDKELKQPARQGDRRQKLETVVGARFDYSEMSRRSLGAPWNQLSDKDKEEFVDLFRTLLTNTYADRVETYSGDGVQYLNERTEKDYAEVRTKVLSGKTEIPMDYRLLQKNNDWRVYDVVVDGVSLVNNYRGQFSKILHTSSYPDLVDQLRKKSEKIKAP is encoded by the coding sequence ATGGGGATGAAAGACCGAGGACGGTGTGGATTCTGGATCACCACTCACAGGAAAGGTGTCGGGATGGATGGGACGCGATGGACGATCATCGGGGTGCTGTTGGCGTTGCAGTTGTTCATGGGGGGTGTGCCCTCCGCAATGGCAGGACCGGCCACCGACTCGATCAAGGGCACGATCGACGAGGTGCTCAAGATATTGCACGATAAGGAATTGAAGCAGCCGGCCCGTCAGGGGGACCGGCGGCAAAAACTGGAGACGGTGGTCGGGGCGCGATTCGACTATTCCGAAATGTCGCGACGGTCTTTGGGTGCGCCATGGAATCAGTTGTCCGACAAAGACAAGGAGGAGTTCGTCGATCTGTTCAGAACGTTGCTGACCAACACCTATGCGGATCGAGTGGAAACCTATTCCGGCGACGGTGTGCAATACCTCAACGAGCGAACCGAGAAAGACTACGCGGAGGTGCGCACCAAGGTTTTGTCCGGGAAAACGGAAATCCCCATGGATTACCGATTACTGCAGAAGAATAACGACTGGCGGGTGTACGACGTGGTGGTCGACGGCGTCAGTCTGGTGAACAACTACCGCGGGCAATTTTCGAAGATCCTCCACACCTCCTCGTATCCCGACCTCGTGGATCAACTCCGCAAGAAATCCGAAAAGATCAAAGCCCCGTAG
- a CDS encoding 1-deoxy-D-xylulose 5-phosphate synthase, translating to MSLLKNIHSPADLKRLSPDQFPELCQEIREQIISVVSNVGGHLASNLGVVELTVALQYLLDTPKDKIVWDTSNQAYTHKLLTGRREQFHTLRQYGGLSGFCKREESVYDTFNAGHAGTGVSAAFGMVEAREQRHEHHKVICVVGDGAMTAGMTLEGLHHAGGTNKDFIVVLNDNQMSISKNVGAISAYLNRTFTGEFYARMREETGQLLRKIPHIGAEVQKIARRAEELAKGAILPGLLFEELGFQYAGPIDGHNFEHLLPTLENVLKMKGPVLLHVITKKGLGYEPAMENPIWFHACPSFVRETGVPAKKAARPSYTALAVDALIKVAKQDKRIVAITAAMCEGTGLNAFEKVFPDRIYDVGIAEQHAVTFAAGMAAQGMKPVVALYSTFLQRAYDQVVHDVATQNLPVTFCIDRGGLVAEDGTTHHGAFDFAFLRHVPNMVVTAPKDENELQHLLKTCVSYDGPASVRYARGVSLGVPMDPEPTALPIGKGELLREGTDVAIVAIGVTVWPAVKAAERLAEEGISAAVINARFAKPLDNELIVKQAKNVRCLVTVEEGSKMGGFGSAVLEALSEAGVTHLRTKLIGLPDWYIEQGPQDLLRERYGLTVDGIYSNVKALFGAGVAVDEAARLASLVGSLPHGDEQGS from the coding sequence ATGTCGTTGTTGAAAAATATCCACAGTCCGGCTGATTTGAAACGTCTCTCCCCAGACCAATTTCCAGAACTATGCCAGGAGATCCGTGAGCAAATCATTTCTGTGGTATCGAATGTCGGCGGACACCTGGCCTCCAACCTCGGCGTGGTGGAATTGACGGTTGCCTTGCAATATCTCCTGGATACGCCGAAGGATAAAATCGTGTGGGACACCAGCAACCAGGCCTATACCCACAAGCTGCTGACGGGCCGCCGCGAGCAATTCCACACGCTTCGGCAGTATGGGGGGTTGAGCGGATTCTGCAAGCGCGAGGAGAGCGTCTACGATACGTTCAACGCCGGGCATGCGGGCACGGGAGTGTCCGCCGCATTCGGCATGGTGGAAGCCCGAGAGCAGCGGCATGAGCACCATAAAGTCATTTGCGTCGTCGGCGACGGCGCGATGACGGCCGGCATGACCCTGGAGGGGTTGCATCATGCCGGAGGGACCAATAAGGATTTTATCGTCGTCTTGAACGACAACCAGATGTCCATCTCCAAGAACGTCGGGGCGATCTCGGCCTATCTGAACCGGACCTTCACCGGTGAATTCTACGCGCGTATGCGGGAAGAAACCGGTCAGCTGTTGCGGAAGATTCCCCATATCGGCGCGGAGGTGCAGAAAATTGCGCGGCGGGCTGAGGAATTGGCCAAGGGCGCGATTCTCCCCGGCCTATTGTTCGAGGAACTGGGTTTCCAGTACGCCGGGCCGATCGACGGGCATAATTTCGAGCACCTCCTGCCGACGTTGGAGAACGTGCTGAAGATGAAGGGCCCGGTTCTGCTCCACGTCATCACGAAGAAGGGACTGGGGTATGAGCCGGCGATGGAGAACCCGATCTGGTTCCATGCCTGTCCCTCGTTCGTGCGCGAGACGGGCGTGCCGGCCAAGAAAGCGGCCAGGCCCAGCTACACGGCCTTGGCGGTCGATGCGCTCATCAAGGTGGCCAAGCAAGATAAGCGGATCGTGGCCATCACTGCGGCCATGTGCGAAGGCACAGGCCTCAATGCATTTGAGAAGGTATTCCCGGATCGCATCTATGACGTCGGCATCGCCGAGCAGCATGCGGTGACGTTTGCCGCCGGTATGGCGGCGCAGGGGATGAAGCCTGTGGTCGCCCTCTATTCCACCTTTTTGCAACGGGCCTACGACCAGGTCGTGCACGATGTCGCCACGCAAAACCTGCCCGTGACCTTTTGTATCGACCGCGGCGGTCTCGTGGCGGAAGACGGGACGACTCACCATGGCGCGTTCGACTTCGCGTTTTTGCGACATGTGCCGAATATGGTCGTCACGGCGCCCAAGGACGAAAACGAGTTGCAGCATTTGCTGAAGACCTGTGTGAGTTATGATGGCCCTGCCTCGGTGCGGTACGCCCGTGGCGTGAGCCTCGGCGTACCGATGGACCCGGAGCCTACGGCACTGCCGATCGGTAAGGGCGAATTGTTGCGAGAAGGGACCGATGTGGCGATCGTGGCGATCGGGGTCACGGTCTGGCCCGCGGTCAAGGCTGCCGAACGGTTGGCGGAGGAGGGCATTTCCGCAGCCGTGATCAACGCCCGGTTTGCCAAGCCATTGGACAATGAGCTGATCGTCAAGCAGGCGAAGAACGTGCGTTGTCTGGTCACCGTCGAGGAAGGCTCCAAGATGGGAGGGTTCGGCTCTGCGGTGCTGGAGGCCTTGTCGGAAGCGGGGGTCACCCACCTGCGGACGAAACTCATCGGCCTGCCGGATTGGTACATCGAGCAGGGACCGCAAGACCTGTTGCGTGAGCGGTATGGGTTGACCGTAGACGGCATTTACTCGAACGTGAAGGCCTTGTTCGGAGCCGGCGTCGCCGTGGATGAAGCTGCGCGGCTGGCCTCGCTCGTGGGGAGCCTGCCGCACGGAGATGAGCAAGGGAGTTAA
- a CDS encoding squalene---hopene cyclase has translation MRLLKNLFNRLSDSLLVQVPSRIRAAREFASAPVLRLVSNKKALPVSGEGVAKRTPAHSTGQLEALEEAIRKSQAWFLARQDASEGYWVAELEADTTLTSEYLMLRRFMDCVDPERERKAVRYLKSAQLPCGGWPIYHGGPAEISASVKAYFALKLSGVSPDEPCMTAARDCILGKGGVVAANVFTKIALALFGQYDWRGVPSMPPEIMLLPKRFYFSIYAISYWSRAVLIPLLIIFAKRPLCRIPKEQGIDELYTEPPAQIDYGTVPPFKKDRTWCTARNFFISLDALLKVYDRSPVEWVRQKALKCAAGWMLDHMKGSGGLGAIYPAMANSVVALHCLGYKHDDPLVVKAMREIEELEIHDTVHENGQCVDAMHLQPCHSPIWDTALLINALSEAGMSQDHPALQKAAAWLLSKQTKTVADWIISSPGAEPGGWYFQFENELYPDVDDSAVVLMALAKVRLPDEEQQRAAIRRGFRWVVAMQGSDGGWGAYDVDNNRIVFNYIPFADHRALLDPSTADLAGRCLEMLATLGYDWTHPAVASALAFLKKDQEQDGSWYGRWGVNYIYGTWSVLSGLRAIGEDVSSPYIRRAVAWVESKQNPDGGWGESCLSYGDVSQSGRGESTPSQTAWALLALMAGGVTDSFSLARGIHYLIRNQRKDGSWEEVRHTGTGFPRVFYLRYHWYCQYFPLWALAMYRNLKTRGTTRADELRRQAYQTGQFRSPH, from the coding sequence ATGCGACTTCTCAAGAACCTGTTCAATCGTTTGTCCGACAGCCTGCTGGTCCAGGTGCCGAGCCGAATCAGGGCGGCTCGGGAATTCGCCTCAGCCCCGGTGTTGCGCCTCGTCTCCAATAAAAAAGCTCTTCCGGTTTCCGGTGAAGGCGTCGCCAAGCGCACGCCGGCTCATTCCACGGGTCAGCTCGAAGCGCTGGAAGAGGCCATTCGGAAAAGTCAGGCCTGGTTTCTGGCGCGGCAGGATGCGTCCGAAGGCTATTGGGTCGCAGAACTGGAAGCTGATACGACGCTGACCTCCGAATACTTGATGTTGCGTCGTTTCATGGATTGTGTGGATCCTGAGCGTGAGCGCAAAGCTGTTCGTTATTTGAAGTCCGCGCAGCTTCCCTGTGGCGGGTGGCCCATTTATCATGGAGGGCCTGCCGAGATCAGCGCATCGGTGAAGGCCTATTTCGCATTGAAACTTTCCGGTGTCTCTCCTGACGAGCCCTGTATGACGGCGGCCAGAGACTGCATCCTCGGCAAGGGCGGTGTCGTCGCGGCCAATGTGTTCACGAAAATCGCCTTGGCGCTCTTCGGCCAGTATGACTGGCGAGGCGTTCCCAGCATGCCACCGGAAATCATGCTGCTGCCCAAGCGATTTTATTTCAGCATCTATGCGATCTCGTACTGGTCTCGCGCGGTGCTGATTCCCCTGTTGATCATTTTCGCGAAGCGACCGTTGTGTCGGATTCCGAAGGAGCAGGGGATCGACGAGCTCTATACGGAACCGCCCGCGCAAATCGACTACGGTACGGTCCCTCCGTTCAAGAAAGATCGCACCTGGTGTACGGCCAGGAATTTTTTCATCAGCCTCGACGCGCTCCTCAAGGTCTACGACCGTTCGCCGGTCGAGTGGGTGCGGCAAAAGGCCCTTAAGTGTGCCGCCGGCTGGATGCTCGACCATATGAAGGGGAGCGGCGGCCTCGGTGCGATTTATCCTGCGATGGCCAATTCCGTCGTCGCGTTGCATTGCCTTGGGTACAAGCACGACGATCCGCTGGTGGTGAAGGCGATGCGAGAGATCGAAGAACTCGAAATACACGACACGGTGCACGAAAACGGCCAATGCGTCGATGCCATGCACCTGCAGCCCTGCCACTCTCCGATTTGGGACACTGCATTGTTGATCAATGCGCTGTCGGAGGCGGGCATGTCTCAGGATCATCCGGCGCTGCAGAAGGCTGCCGCGTGGTTGTTGTCGAAGCAGACGAAAACCGTCGCGGATTGGATCATCTCCTCGCCCGGTGCGGAGCCGGGCGGGTGGTATTTCCAATTCGAAAACGAACTGTATCCCGATGTGGACGATTCGGCGGTGGTGCTCATGGCGTTGGCGAAGGTTCGCCTTCCCGATGAAGAGCAGCAGCGCGCGGCGATCCGCCGAGGCTTCCGATGGGTCGTCGCCATGCAGGGCTCCGACGGGGGTTGGGGGGCCTACGACGTCGACAACAATCGGATCGTGTTTAACTACATTCCGTTCGCCGACCACCGAGCGTTGCTGGACCCCAGCACGGCCGACCTCGCCGGGCGCTGTCTGGAAATGCTCGCGACGTTGGGCTACGACTGGACCCACCCGGCGGTGGCGTCGGCGCTGGCCTTTTTGAAAAAAGATCAGGAGCAAGACGGCAGTTGGTATGGCCGATGGGGGGTGAACTACATTTATGGGACTTGGTCCGTCCTGTCCGGGTTGCGGGCTATCGGAGAAGATGTCTCCTCTCCCTATATCCGTCGCGCGGTCGCTTGGGTGGAATCCAAGCAGAATCCCGACGGCGGGTGGGGTGAATCGTGCCTGTCCTATGGCGACGTGTCGCAGAGCGGACGCGGCGAGAGCACCCCATCGCAAACGGCTTGGGCCCTGCTGGCTCTGATGGCCGGCGGTGTGACGGACTCCTTCAGCCTGGCGCGTGGGATCCATTACCTGATTCGCAATCAGCGGAAGGATGGGTCGTGGGAAGAGGTGCGCCATACCGGGACCGGCTTCCCTCGCGTGTTCTATCTCCGTTACCATTGGTATTGTCAGTACTTCCCCCTCTGGGCCCTGGCCATGTACCGCAATCTCAAAACTCGTGGAACGACGAGGGCCGATGAGTTGCGGCGACAGGCCTATCAAACAGGACAGTTCCGGTCGCCTCACTGA
- a CDS encoding Phospholipid ABC transporter substrate-binding protein MlaD: MERAKLELLVGVFVLVGVACLGYLSIKLGKLEVIGGNNYTVEAEFTSASGLKAGASVEIAGVEVGRVRNIGLNSDRASVTLAIQDGVRLYSDTIASIKTRGIIGDKYLALSVGGGGDPLKPGDKIRDTESGLDLEELVSQYVHGKVN; encoded by the coding sequence ATGGAACGCGCAAAGCTGGAGTTGCTGGTGGGTGTCTTCGTCCTCGTCGGGGTGGCCTGCCTGGGTTATCTGTCCATCAAGTTGGGGAAGTTGGAAGTGATCGGGGGGAATAACTACACGGTCGAAGCGGAGTTTACGTCGGCCTCGGGTCTCAAGGCCGGCGCCTCGGTGGAAATCGCCGGCGTCGAGGTGGGGCGGGTACGAAACATCGGGCTGAACAGCGACCGCGCCTCGGTGACGCTGGCGATTCAGGACGGCGTGAGGTTGTATTCGGACACGATCGCCTCGATCAAGACACGCGGGATCATCGGCGACAAATACCTTGCCCTCTCCGTCGGAGGCGGGGGCGATCCGTTAAAGCCGGGAGATAAGATTCGCGATACCGAATCGGGGCTTGATCTAGAGGAATTGGTCAGCCAGTATGTGCACGGGAAGGTCAATTAG
- a CDS encoding Phospholipid ABC transporter ATP-binding protein MlaF, with protein MITLVGVEKTLGGQPVLRGVDLAIPAGKLTTIIGGSGSGKSVLLKHMIGLMQPDRGEVLIDGTDIAHLKGKALNEVRKKFAMLFQNAALFDSMTVFENVAFPLREKLRLKGDIVTRRVEEKLTQVGLAGMGYKFPAELSGGMRKRAGLARALVMEPEIILFDEPTTGLDPLMAKSIHDLIVAMQRQFGFTAVMVSHEIPEIFGISDYVAMLKRGRIAEMAPSSEFVKTKDEEIREFIFVGGTVTVKGAPTASL; from the coding sequence ATGATTACACTCGTCGGGGTCGAAAAGACATTGGGCGGCCAACCGGTGTTGCGGGGGGTGGACCTGGCGATTCCAGCAGGGAAACTCACGACCATCATCGGAGGAAGCGGTTCCGGGAAGAGTGTGCTGTTGAAGCATATGATCGGCCTCATGCAGCCCGATCGCGGGGAAGTTTTGATCGATGGAACGGACATCGCCCACCTCAAGGGGAAGGCGCTCAACGAGGTCCGCAAAAAGTTCGCGATGTTGTTCCAGAACGCGGCGCTGTTCGATTCGATGACGGTGTTTGAGAACGTCGCCTTCCCGCTACGGGAAAAGCTTCGCTTGAAAGGCGACATCGTCACCCGTCGTGTCGAGGAAAAACTGACGCAGGTGGGATTGGCCGGCATGGGGTACAAATTTCCCGCGGAACTCAGCGGCGGGATGCGCAAGCGGGCCGGGTTGGCCCGCGCCTTGGTGATGGAGCCGGAAATCATCCTGTTCGACGAGCCGACGACGGGGCTCGATCCCTTGATGGCCAAGTCCATTCACGATCTGATCGTGGCGATGCAGCGGCAGTTCGGCTTTACCGCGGTCATGGTCAGTCACGAGATCCCGGAGATCTTCGGTATCTCGGACTATGTGGCGATGCTGAAACGGGGGCGAATCGCCGAGATGGCGCCGTCGAGCGAGTTCGTGAAAACCAAGGATGAAGAGATTCGGGAGTTTATTTTTGTCGGAGGCACCGTCACGGTGAAGGGTGCGCCGACCGCATCCCTCTGA
- a CDS encoding Phospholipid ABC transporter permease protein MlaE — MEGIARIGRYTLDFTEQMGRMMLFVLSSFAWLTRPPFRFYQIVKQLNFIGYKSTFVVVLTAVFTGMVLALQGYYTLRKFGSEAVLGSAVALSIIRELGPVLAALMVTARAGSAMTAEIGIMRITEQIDALDTMAINPLQYLIGPKLVASLIAVPLLVALFDVVGIYGGYVVGVQLLNGNEGAYWSSIESAVEWKDVYGGILKSISFGLIISWICCYKGFHTKHSAEGLGTATTEAVVLSAVLILVWDYFLTSVLL, encoded by the coding sequence GTGGAAGGTATTGCGCGCATCGGGCGATATACGCTCGACTTCACGGAGCAGATGGGGCGAATGATGCTGTTCGTCCTCTCCTCCTTTGCCTGGTTGACCCGCCCGCCTTTTCGCTTCTACCAGATTGTCAAACAGCTGAATTTTATCGGCTATAAATCCACCTTCGTGGTCGTTCTCACGGCTGTCTTCACGGGCATGGTCCTGGCGCTTCAGGGATACTATACGCTGCGGAAGTTCGGTTCGGAAGCGGTGCTCGGCTCGGCGGTGGCGCTCAGCATCATTCGGGAACTGGGGCCGGTCCTGGCGGCGTTGATGGTGACGGCCAGGGCCGGGTCCGCCATGACGGCTGAGATCGGCATCATGCGGATCACCGAGCAGATCGATGCCCTGGATACGATGGCGATCAACCCGCTGCAATACCTGATCGGCCCCAAATTGGTGGCCAGTCTGATCGCCGTCCCTCTGCTGGTCGCTCTGTTCGACGTGGTGGGGATTTACGGCGGCTACGTCGTCGGTGTGCAGCTGCTGAACGGCAACGAAGGTGCCTATTGGAGTTCGATCGAATCGGCGGTGGAGTGGAAGGATGTGTACGGCGGCATTCTGAAATCCATCAGCTTCGGGCTCATCATCAGTTGGATCTGTTGTTACAAGGGGTTTCATACCAAGCACAGCGCGGAGGGATTGGGCACTGCCACCACCGAGGCGGTCGTGTTGTCGGCGGTCTTGATCCTGGTGTGGGACTATTTTCTGACGTCGGTCTTGCTCTAG
- a CDS encoding surface antigen (D15), with protein sequence MQGDHLLSIRIFLALAGVLLLSLPAVALADTQIFPIPSASTSKNDGNDAGLIVPILIADPDGELKYMMAPMLIQNSIVGTRGVFNLFKYEPGGRQMRFIASFTERIERKVLFDYVDPAFGTGQYFLNFGGTFFKNATSRFFGLGEKTEKDDQTNYTAREARAYWQLGLYANEVTKVSVGQRVRQMQIQRGATGLPFSAERFPEVDGMHGESIIVGHRVTFHYDTRDSLFTPTDGMAVTAYAELNQNVRNSDHPVYSRYEIEVKKLFPSESKRAILVLRADLQATLGTQVPFFEQSSLGGQNNLRGFGVDRYIDKHLIAFSIEERIHVLRTKLAGVTADFELAPFLDTGQVFNSFKDVSFHDYRMTPGLGFRAIVRPNVVGRIDYGYSREGGAIFAGLDFPY encoded by the coding sequence ATGCAGGGTGATCACTTGCTTTCAATTCGTATTTTCCTGGCGCTGGCCGGAGTTCTGTTGCTGAGCCTCCCGGCCGTGGCCCTCGCCGACACGCAAATCTTTCCCATTCCCTCGGCCTCGACCAGTAAGAACGACGGTAACGATGCCGGACTCATCGTGCCCATCTTGATCGCGGACCCGGACGGCGAATTGAAATATATGATGGCGCCGATGCTGATTCAGAACTCGATTGTCGGGACGCGCGGGGTGTTCAACCTCTTCAAGTATGAGCCGGGCGGACGGCAGATGCGGTTCATTGCCTCGTTCACCGAACGGATCGAGCGCAAGGTGCTTTTTGATTATGTCGATCCGGCCTTCGGCACCGGGCAATATTTCCTCAACTTTGGGGGCACGTTCTTCAAGAACGCGACCTCGCGTTTTTTCGGACTCGGGGAGAAAACAGAGAAGGACGACCAGACGAATTATACGGCTCGTGAAGCGCGTGCCTACTGGCAGTTGGGCTTGTACGCGAATGAAGTCACCAAAGTGTCCGTAGGTCAGCGGGTGCGACAGATGCAAATACAGCGGGGCGCGACGGGGTTGCCGTTTTCCGCCGAGAGGTTCCCGGAGGTGGATGGCATGCACGGAGAATCCATCATCGTGGGGCACCGGGTGACCTTCCACTACGATACGCGCGACAGCCTGTTCACGCCTACCGACGGCATGGCCGTGACCGCCTATGCCGAACTGAACCAAAATGTGAGAAACAGCGACCATCCGGTTTATTCGCGATACGAGATCGAGGTCAAGAAATTGTTCCCCAGCGAATCGAAGCGCGCCATCCTCGTTCTGCGGGCCGATTTGCAAGCGACGTTGGGAACGCAGGTTCCGTTTTTCGAGCAGTCCTCGCTCGGAGGGCAGAACAACCTGCGCGGGTTCGGTGTCGATCGATATATCGACAAGCACTTGATCGCCTTCAGCATTGAGGAGCGCATCCATGTCCTACGAACGAAATTGGCCGGCGTGACGGCGGATTTCGAGCTCGCCCCCTTCCTGGATACAGGCCAGGTGTTCAATTCGTTCAAGGACGTCAGTTTTCATGACTATCGCATGACACCCGGTCTCGGGTTTCGCGCGATCGTCCGTCCCAACGTCGTCGGTCGCATTGATTATGGCTATAGTCGCGAAGGCGGGGCCATCTTTGCAGGGTTGGATTTTCCCTATTAG
- a CDS encoding (E)-4-hydroxy-3-methylbut-2-enyl-diphosphate synthase (flavodoxin) → MHITRKKTRQIRVGSVKIGGDAPISVQSMCSTDTRDVNATVAQIRQMEEVGCEVIRVAVPDEEAAAALPKIKAAMTVPLIADIHFDHRLALKAADIVDCVRINPGNIGAWWKVQEVIKAVNGRGIPLRVGVNGGSLERPLLDKYGWPSPEALSESALNAVHALEDEGFTNMKVSLKASDVHHAIDAYYLFSTQANYPLHIGITEAGTAMTGAVKSAIGLGWLLSQGIGDTLRVSLAADPVEEVKVGYEILKSLELRHRGINVIACPTCGRVEIDVVRMANELEKKLGHIKTPLNVSVLGCVVNGIGEGKEADIGIAGGEGKGILFKKGKLMRKVPMEELMDTLIHEVELLAKEKEAEAGVPHDQAASHDGHAASAWEPIGHAADPQSTIVRDIPVLPNKR, encoded by the coding sequence ATGCACATCACTCGAAAGAAAACCAGGCAGATCAGGGTGGGGTCGGTGAAGATCGGCGGGGATGCGCCGATTTCAGTCCAGTCGATGTGTTCGACCGACACGCGCGATGTGAACGCCACGGTGGCGCAGATCCGCCAGATGGAAGAGGTCGGCTGCGAGGTCATTCGTGTCGCGGTGCCGGACGAGGAAGCGGCGGCGGCGCTCCCCAAGATCAAGGCTGCGATGACGGTGCCGTTGATCGCCGACATTCACTTCGACCATCGCCTTGCCCTCAAGGCTGCGGACATCGTCGATTGCGTCCGCATCAATCCCGGCAACATCGGAGCTTGGTGGAAAGTGCAGGAGGTCATCAAGGCGGTCAACGGACGAGGGATTCCCTTGCGTGTAGGGGTCAACGGCGGATCGCTGGAGCGGCCGCTGTTGGACAAATACGGATGGCCCTCGCCGGAAGCCCTGTCGGAATCGGCCTTGAATGCGGTGCATGCGTTGGAAGACGAGGGCTTCACCAATATGAAGGTGTCGCTCAAGGCCTCCGACGTACACCACGCGATCGACGCCTATTACTTGTTCTCGACCCAAGCGAATTATCCCCTACACATCGGGATCACAGAAGCAGGGACAGCGATGACCGGGGCGGTCAAATCCGCTATCGGTCTCGGGTGGCTCCTATCGCAAGGCATCGGCGATACCCTGCGGGTTTCGCTGGCGGCTGATCCGGTGGAAGAGGTTAAGGTCGGGTATGAAATCCTCAAGTCGCTGGAGTTGCGCCACCGTGGCATCAACGTGATCGCCTGTCCGACCTGCGGCCGAGTGGAAATCGATGTGGTGCGCATGGCGAATGAGCTGGAAAAGAAATTGGGCCATATCAAGACGCCGCTCAATGTGTCGGTGCTCGGCTGTGTCGTGAACGGTATCGGAGAAGGCAAGGAAGCGGATATCGGCATTGCCGGGGGAGAAGGCAAGGGCATTCTCTTCAAGAAGGGCAAGCTGATGCGGAAAGTGCCCATGGAAGAACTCATGGACACGTTGATTCACGAAGTCGAACTCCTGGCCAAGGAAAAAGAAGCCGAGGCAGGGGTGCCTCACGACCAGGCGGCATCCCACGACGGCCATGCAGCGTCCGCTTGGGAGCCGATCGGCCATGCGGCGGATCCACAGTCGACCATTGTCCGCGACATTCCCGTTCTCCCAAACAAGCGGTAG